One window from the genome of Gimesia aquarii encodes:
- a CDS encoding COG1361 family protein codes for MPGSQIRPFSKFAAGMLLLSMLTVAVSACSSLAPGQRSSWKLSNPPPLDPQNESLENPSQNPTPQSRETQRVNPETIRQKQPQNSQPQKDLFAVPESVNRNLPPQPRDLPERISPRPELKRPDYLKKSPQSKSGPKLQSGPKMTAPATTGPLELSVDVIPKRQLGSGATFYVIAKNVGDRAVRNVLVECEFDTEFLFPGRREKKIGQRLGTLQPGESKEISLTLYSDILGNHCCRFRAIADGEELVWKSVCVEYEKKQLDLSVIGPSLRTVGSRAEYIVKLSNVSDVDLNNIQAVISYDSVFVPREASIGSERETGQLKWSLDKIRKGEGVQLQVEFDCEVAAEHACLQVVVSSPELPNEQASACLKVTPLQGVLDVQVRDTKDPITRGEETTYEVSIENRGLQPARDISLQAKIPRMFRVVSVEAHQGNQKLNLRPEVNQNILKVSPVRELPADAFLRYTILVKAISSGDGEFEVTISGADAKKLVTRVSEPTTVNR; via the coding sequence ATGCCGGGTAGTCAGATTCGGCCATTTTCGAAATTTGCTGCTGGAATGCTGCTACTGTCAATGCTCACAGTGGCTGTATCAGCCTGCTCTTCCCTTGCGCCGGGACAACGTTCCTCCTGGAAACTGTCTAATCCGCCACCATTAGATCCGCAAAATGAATCATTGGAGAATCCTTCACAAAACCCCACTCCACAATCTCGGGAAACACAGAGGGTTAATCCGGAGACCATTCGTCAAAAACAACCACAGAACTCACAGCCTCAAAAAGATTTGTTTGCTGTTCCCGAATCTGTGAATCGGAATCTGCCACCTCAGCCCCGTGATCTACCCGAACGGATCTCTCCTCGGCCAGAGTTAAAACGTCCGGATTATCTAAAAAAATCCCCGCAGTCAAAGTCTGGTCCAAAATTGCAATCTGGTCCTAAGATGACAGCCCCTGCAACAACAGGCCCACTGGAATTGTCTGTGGATGTCATCCCCAAACGACAGTTGGGAAGTGGTGCAACATTCTATGTCATTGCCAAAAATGTTGGAGACCGTGCCGTCAGAAACGTACTTGTGGAGTGTGAATTTGATACCGAGTTCCTCTTTCCGGGGAGACGTGAAAAGAAAATCGGACAACGTCTGGGTACCTTGCAGCCAGGTGAGTCAAAGGAAATTTCATTAACACTCTACAGTGATATTCTAGGAAATCATTGCTGCCGGTTTCGTGCCATTGCCGATGGAGAGGAACTGGTCTGGAAATCTGTCTGTGTAGAATACGAAAAGAAACAACTGGACCTGTCAGTCATCGGCCCTTCCCTGAGAACCGTTGGAAGTCGCGCAGAATATATTGTGAAATTGTCAAATGTGTCAGATGTCGATTTAAATAATATCCAGGCAGTCATTTCTTATGACTCAGTCTTTGTTCCACGCGAAGCTTCTATTGGTTCAGAACGTGAGACAGGGCAATTGAAATGGTCTTTAGACAAGATCCGTAAGGGCGAAGGAGTTCAGTTACAAGTCGAATTTGATTGCGAGGTTGCGGCCGAACATGCCTGCTTACAGGTCGTGGTCTCCAGTCCTGAGCTTCCAAATGAACAGGCTTCAGCTTGTTTAAAAGTGACACCCCTACAAGGTGTCCTGGATGTGCAGGTCCGAGATACAAAAGACCCGATTACACGTGGCGAAGAGACCACCTATGAAGTCAGTATCGAAAACCGAGGCTTACAACCTGCCAGAGACATTTCTCTGCAGGCAAAAATTCCGCGTATGTTTCGCGTCGTTTCCGTCGAAGCCCATCAGGGAAATCAAAAACTGAATTTACGTCCTGAAGTAAATCAAAACATTTTAAAAGTTTCCCCGGTGAGAGAGCTTCCAGCGGATGCTTTCCTGCGTTACACCATTCTTGTGAAAGCAATTAGCTCGGGAGATGGTGAGTTCGAAGTCACCATCAGTGGTGCGGATGCTAAAAAGCTGGTTACGCGCGTTAGCGAACCGACCACGGTCAATCGTTGA